One Mercurialis annua linkage group LG3, ddMerAnnu1.2, whole genome shotgun sequence DNA window includes the following coding sequences:
- the LOC126675283 gene encoding uncharacterized protein LOC126675283 isoform X2: MAITGLGGLACSCRPHLYLRPPLFHCLRKARFSAVAAIETIDEPEHIINDNKKKKKKKHDSSEIREGEVKGPEWKKLKSKDLGISNSMISGPTKKVLSGLKQRGYEVYLVGGCVRDLILDRVPKDFDILTSAELKQVARTFARCEIVGRRFPICLVHIGDTTLEVSSFGTTAQKFGGDWSYDVQSPFDCDKKDYVRWRNCLQRDFTINALMFDPYAKIVYDYMGGLEDIRKAKVRTVIPASNSFQEDCARILRAVRVAARLGFRFSRETAHFLTNFASSILRLDKARLLMEMNYMLAYGSSEASFRLLWRFGLLEILLPMQAAYLVRSGFKRRDKRSNMLLSLLSNMDKLFAPDRPCHGSLWVGILAFHKALFEQPRDPLVVAAFCLAVHNGGDMSEAVSIARKIDKQHEISFHELSESTDLDSDALVNEVIDLGESVKHVLSMMTTEYYVSQAMAEYPRAPYSDLVIISLMLYTKTCEIFKCVRHGKERGFIPKQGSRIKYESVALGNLQELRHVFARIVFDTVYPLNLT; encoded by the exons ATGGCGATTACAGGCCTCGGTGGCCTAGCTTGCAGTTGCAGACCTCATTTATATCTCCGCCCCCCTCTCTTCCACTGCCTTCGTAag GCGCGGTTCAGTGCAGTAGCAGCAATTGAGACTATTGATGAACCGGAGCACATAATCAATgataataagaagaagaaaaagaagaagcatGATTCTTCAG AAATTAGAGAAGGAGAGGTAAAGGGACCGGAATGGAAGAAATTGAAATCCAAGGACCTTGGAATTAGTAATTCCATGATATCAGGGCCTACGAAAAAGGTTCTTAGTGGGCTCAAGCAAAGAG GGTATGAGGTGTACCTTGTTGGAGGCTGTGTTCGTGATCTTATTTTGGACAGAGTTCCAAAGGATTTTGATATCCTTACATCAGCTGAACTTAAACAG GTAGCGAGGACATTCGCACGGTGTGAAATAGTTGGCAGACGGTTCCCTATATGTCTTGTCCATATAGGGGATACTACATTGGAG GTTTCAAGTTTTGGCACTACAGCACAAAAGTTCGGTGGGGATTGGAGCTATGATGTTCAAAGTCCCTTTGATTGTGACAAGAAAGATTATGTTCGTTGGAGGAATTGTTTGCAGAGGGACTTCACAATCAATGC GTTGATGTTTGATCCATATGCAAAAATAGTGTATGACTACATGGGAGGTCTTGAAGATATTAGAAAGGCTAAA GTGCGAACTGTTATTCCTGCAAGTAATTCTTTTCAGGAGGATTGTG CTCGCATTCTACGTGCAGTAAGAGTTGCTGCACGCTTAGGATTCCGCTTTTCAAGAGAAACAGCTCATTTTCTTACAAACTTTGCTAGCTCAATTTTAAGACTTGATAAG GCAAGGCTTCTGATGGAAATGAACTACATGCTAGCATATGGTTCTTCTGAGGCTTCATTTAGGTTGTTATGGAGATTTGGGCTTCTTGAAATACTTCTGCCCATGCAG GCAGCATATTTAGTCCGCAGTGGTTTTAAGAGGCGTGACAAGAGATCTAACATGCTTTTG TCTCTTCTTTCCAACATGGATAAGCTTTTTGCTCCTGATAGACCATGCCATGGCAGTTTATG GGTGGGTATCTTAGCATTCCATAAAGCCTTATTTGAACAGCCAAGAGATCCTTTGGTGGTTGCTGCATTTTGTCTGGCTGTCCACAATGGTGGAGATATGTCAGAAGCAGTAAGCATAGCAAGGAAGATCGACAAGCAACACGAGATCAGCTTTCATGAATTATCAGAATCTACAGATCTTGATTCAGATGCACTGGTTAATGAGGTAATAGATCTCGGAGAATCTGTTAAACACGTACTAAGCATGATGACTACTGAGTATTATGTCTCTCAAGCGATGGCAGAATATCCTCGCGCCCCTTATTCAGATCTA GTAATCATCTCATTGATGTTGTATACGAAAACTTGCGAGATTTTCAAGTGTGTAAGACATGGTAAAGAGAGGGGATTTATCCCCAAACAAGGTAGCAGGATAAAGTATGAGTCGGTGGCTTTAGGAAACCTTCAGGAACTGCGACATGTTTTTGCAAGAATTGTGTTTGATACTGTGTACCCACTCAATTTAACCTGA
- the LOC126675285 gene encoding mitochondrial phosphate carrier protein 3, mitochondrial-like, giving the protein MAGSDQSRHSLIPAFLYKEHYFDLDASENPNRGLYQSPIISKRTSPSNVGLSSNNFVIPSPREKIEMYSPAFYAACTAGGTLSCGLTHMAVTPLDLVKCNMQINPAKYKSVSSGFGVLLKEQGIKGIFRGWAPTLLGYSAQGACKMGFYEFFKKYYSDIAGPEFAAKYKTLIYLAGSASAEVIADVALCPMEAVKVRVQTQPGFARGLSDGMPKFIRSEGYAGLYKGLVPLWGRQIPYTMMKFASFETIVELIYKHAIPTPKEQCSKSLQLGVSFAGGYVAGVFCAIVSHPADNLVSFLNNAKGATAGDAIKQLGLKGLFTRGLPLRIVMIGTLTGAQWGIYDAFKVSVGLPTTGGAPPPTAAKA; this is encoded by the exons ATGGCCGGTTCCGATCAGTCACGCCATTCTCTGATCCCTGCCTTTCTATACAAGGAACACTACTTTGATCTTGATGCTTCGGAGAACCCTAACCGTGGACTTTATCAGTCACCGATCATTTCTAAACGAACATCGCCGTCAAACGTTGGCCTGTCGAGCAATAACTTTGTGATTCCGTCACCTAGAGAGAAGATTGAGATGTACTCGCCGGCTTTTTATGCTGCGTGTACGGCTGGAGGGACACTTAGCTGTGGCCTTACTCATATGGCTGTTACTCCGCTTGATCTCGTCAAGTGTAATATGCAG ATCAACCCAGCAAAGTACAAGAGTGTTTCATCTGGATTCGGGGTCTTGCTCAAGGAGCAGGGAATTAAAGGGATTTTTAGAGGATGGGCGCCTACTCTGCTTGGTTATAGTGCACAGGGAGCTTGCAAAATGggattttatgaattttttaagaAATACTATTCAGACATTGCTGGGCCTGAATTTGCAGCCAAGTATAAAACATTGATTTATCTTGCTGGCTCTGCTTCTGCTGAAGTTATTGCAGATGTTGCTCTTTGTCCTATGGAAGCTGTCAAAGTTCGTGTGCAAACGCAGCCTGGTTTTGCTCGTGGCTTATCCGATGGCATGCCCAAGTTTATCAGATCCGAAGGCTATGCTGGGTTATACAAAGGGTTAGTTCCTCTATGGGGGCGTCAAATTCCAT ATACAATGATGAAATTTGCATCATTTGAGACTATTGTGGAACTAATATACAAGCATGCTATTCCAACTCCAAAAGAACAGTGCAGTAAAAGTCTGCAGCTCGGAGTCAGCTTCGCTGGCGGATATGTTGCTGGTGTTTTCTGTGCTATTGTTTCGCATCCTGCTGATAACTTAGTTTCTTTCCTCAACAACGCCAAGGGAGCGACTGCTGGGGAT GCAATCAAGCAGCTAGGCTTGAAGGGGCTCTTTACGCGAGGACTTCCTCTCCGTATTGTCATGATCGGAACCCTCACCGGTGCTCAATGGGGCATCTATGATGCTTTCAAAGTGTCTGTTGGGCT GCCAACTACGGGCGGTGCTCCTCCACCTACTGCTGCTAAGGCATGA
- the LOC126675286 gene encoding acyl carrier protein 4, chloroplastic, with product MASVSASCLRFQPAVLLRSNNTSLRTNLNVVSMNLANKGFPSLKASRFRISCAAKAETVEKVCGIVTKQLALAPEIKLTPESKFSELGADSLDTVEILMAFEEEFEISVEEDSAQNITTVQEAADLIEKLVQTKTEAAA from the exons ATGGCTTCAGTCTCAGCTTCTTGTCTTCGGTTCCAGCCCGCTGTACTCCTCCGCTCCAACAACACTAGCCTG agaacaaatttaaatgtgGTTTCGATGAACTTGGCAAACAAAGGCTTCCCTTCTTTAAAAGCCTCCCGTTTCCGCATTTCCTGCGCG GCTAAAGCAGAGACAGTGGAGAAAGTTTGTGGTATTGTTACTAAACAATTGGCTTTGGCTCCTGAGATCAAGCTCACCCCTGAATCTAAATTCTCTGAACTTGGTGCTGATTCCCTCGACACT GTGGAGATATTGATGGCTTTCGAGGAAGAATTTGAGATTAGTGTGGAAGAGGACAGTGCTCAGAACATAACAACAGTCCAAGAAGCAGCTGATTTGATTGAGAAACTCGTTCAAACTAAAACTGAAGCTGCAGCCTGA
- the LOC126675283 gene encoding uncharacterized protein LOC126675283 isoform X1: MAITGLGGLACSCRPHLYLRPPLFHCLRKARFSAVAAIETIDEPEHIINDNKKKKKKKHDSSGVEIREGEVKGPEWKKLKSKDLGISNSMISGPTKKVLSGLKQRGYEVYLVGGCVRDLILDRVPKDFDILTSAELKQVARTFARCEIVGRRFPICLVHIGDTTLEVSSFGTTAQKFGGDWSYDVQSPFDCDKKDYVRWRNCLQRDFTINALMFDPYAKIVYDYMGGLEDIRKAKVRTVIPASNSFQEDCARILRAVRVAARLGFRFSRETAHFLTNFASSILRLDKARLLMEMNYMLAYGSSEASFRLLWRFGLLEILLPMQAAYLVRSGFKRRDKRSNMLLSLLSNMDKLFAPDRPCHGSLWVGILAFHKALFEQPRDPLVVAAFCLAVHNGGDMSEAVSIARKIDKQHEISFHELSESTDLDSDALVNEVIDLGESVKHVLSMMTTEYYVSQAMAEYPRAPYSDLVIISLMLYTKTCEIFKCVRHGKERGFIPKQGSRIKYESVALGNLQELRHVFARIVFDTVYPLNLT, from the exons ATGGCGATTACAGGCCTCGGTGGCCTAGCTTGCAGTTGCAGACCTCATTTATATCTCCGCCCCCCTCTCTTCCACTGCCTTCGTAag GCGCGGTTCAGTGCAGTAGCAGCAATTGAGACTATTGATGAACCGGAGCACATAATCAATgataataagaagaagaaaaagaagaagcatGATTCTTCAG GAGTAGAAATTAGAGAAGGAGAGGTAAAGGGACCGGAATGGAAGAAATTGAAATCCAAGGACCTTGGAATTAGTAATTCCATGATATCAGGGCCTACGAAAAAGGTTCTTAGTGGGCTCAAGCAAAGAG GGTATGAGGTGTACCTTGTTGGAGGCTGTGTTCGTGATCTTATTTTGGACAGAGTTCCAAAGGATTTTGATATCCTTACATCAGCTGAACTTAAACAG GTAGCGAGGACATTCGCACGGTGTGAAATAGTTGGCAGACGGTTCCCTATATGTCTTGTCCATATAGGGGATACTACATTGGAG GTTTCAAGTTTTGGCACTACAGCACAAAAGTTCGGTGGGGATTGGAGCTATGATGTTCAAAGTCCCTTTGATTGTGACAAGAAAGATTATGTTCGTTGGAGGAATTGTTTGCAGAGGGACTTCACAATCAATGC GTTGATGTTTGATCCATATGCAAAAATAGTGTATGACTACATGGGAGGTCTTGAAGATATTAGAAAGGCTAAA GTGCGAACTGTTATTCCTGCAAGTAATTCTTTTCAGGAGGATTGTG CTCGCATTCTACGTGCAGTAAGAGTTGCTGCACGCTTAGGATTCCGCTTTTCAAGAGAAACAGCTCATTTTCTTACAAACTTTGCTAGCTCAATTTTAAGACTTGATAAG GCAAGGCTTCTGATGGAAATGAACTACATGCTAGCATATGGTTCTTCTGAGGCTTCATTTAGGTTGTTATGGAGATTTGGGCTTCTTGAAATACTTCTGCCCATGCAG GCAGCATATTTAGTCCGCAGTGGTTTTAAGAGGCGTGACAAGAGATCTAACATGCTTTTG TCTCTTCTTTCCAACATGGATAAGCTTTTTGCTCCTGATAGACCATGCCATGGCAGTTTATG GGTGGGTATCTTAGCATTCCATAAAGCCTTATTTGAACAGCCAAGAGATCCTTTGGTGGTTGCTGCATTTTGTCTGGCTGTCCACAATGGTGGAGATATGTCAGAAGCAGTAAGCATAGCAAGGAAGATCGACAAGCAACACGAGATCAGCTTTCATGAATTATCAGAATCTACAGATCTTGATTCAGATGCACTGGTTAATGAGGTAATAGATCTCGGAGAATCTGTTAAACACGTACTAAGCATGATGACTACTGAGTATTATGTCTCTCAAGCGATGGCAGAATATCCTCGCGCCCCTTATTCAGATCTA GTAATCATCTCATTGATGTTGTATACGAAAACTTGCGAGATTTTCAAGTGTGTAAGACATGGTAAAGAGAGGGGATTTATCCCCAAACAAGGTAGCAGGATAAAGTATGAGTCGGTGGCTTTAGGAAACCTTCAGGAACTGCGACATGTTTTTGCAAGAATTGTGTTTGATACTGTGTACCCACTCAATTTAACCTGA